The proteins below are encoded in one region of Mycobacterium pseudokansasii:
- a CDS encoding ammonium transporter: protein MDQFPIMGVPNTGDTAWMLASSALVLLMTPGLAFFYGGMVRAKSVLNMIMMSVSAMGVVTVLWVLYGYSMAFGDDVGNIAGNPSEYWGLKGLIGGNAVAADPATQTAAVNIPLAGTLPATVFVAFQLMFAIITVALISGAVADRLKFGAWLAFAGLWATFVYFPVAHWVFAFDKFASAHGGWIANKLHAIDFAGGTAVHINAGVAGLMLAIVLGKRKGWPTTLFRPHNLPFVMLGAGLLWFGWYGFNAGSATSSNGAAGSTFITTTVATAAAMLGWLLTERMRDGKATTLGAASGIVAGLVAITPSCSSVNVLGALVVGVVAGVLCALAVGLKFKLGFDDSLDVVGVHLVGGLVGTLLIGLLAAPESVAINGVAGVSKGLFYGGGFAQLERQAVGAFSVLVYSGVVTLILALILKYTIGLRLGAEEEYAGIDEAEHAESGYDFAVTSGSVLPRPGPALGSRNGLEERVSEKVEAEPK, encoded by the coding sequence GTGGACCAGTTCCCGATCATGGGCGTGCCCAACACCGGCGATACGGCCTGGATGCTGGCGAGTTCCGCGCTCGTGCTGTTGATGACGCCGGGCCTGGCTTTCTTTTACGGCGGTATGGTGCGCGCCAAGAGCGTGCTGAACATGATCATGATGAGCGTCAGCGCCATGGGCGTGGTGACCGTGCTGTGGGTGCTGTACGGCTACTCGATGGCCTTCGGCGACGACGTCGGCAATATTGCCGGTAACCCGAGCGAATACTGGGGCCTGAAGGGCCTGATCGGTGGCAACGCGGTGGCCGCCGATCCCGCCACCCAAACCGCGGCGGTGAACATTCCGCTGGCCGGCACCCTGCCGGCCACCGTGTTCGTGGCATTCCAACTGATGTTCGCGATCATCACGGTTGCCTTGATCTCGGGTGCGGTCGCCGACCGCCTCAAGTTCGGTGCCTGGCTGGCATTCGCCGGGCTCTGGGCGACGTTCGTCTACTTCCCGGTGGCGCACTGGGTCTTCGCATTCGACAAGTTCGCCTCCGCGCACGGCGGCTGGATCGCCAACAAGCTGCACGCCATCGACTTCGCCGGGGGCACCGCGGTCCATATCAACGCCGGTGTGGCCGGCCTGATGCTGGCGATCGTGCTGGGCAAGCGCAAGGGCTGGCCTACGACGCTGTTCCGGCCGCACAACCTACCGTTCGTGATGCTCGGGGCCGGGTTGCTGTGGTTCGGCTGGTACGGGTTCAACGCCGGGTCGGCCACCAGCTCCAACGGCGCCGCCGGGTCGACGTTCATCACCACCACCGTCGCCACTGCCGCGGCCATGCTGGGCTGGCTGCTGACCGAACGCATGCGTGACGGTAAGGCCACGACGCTGGGCGCGGCCTCGGGCATCGTCGCAGGGCTGGTCGCCATCACCCCGTCCTGCTCGTCGGTCAACGTTCTCGGCGCGCTGGTGGTCGGCGTGGTGGCCGGTGTGCTGTGCGCGCTGGCTGTCGGGCTGAAATTCAAGCTGGGCTTCGACGACTCGCTGGACGTGGTCGGGGTACACCTGGTCGGCGGTCTGGTGGGCACGTTGCTGATCGGTTTGCTGGCCGCACCCGAGAGCGTGGCCATCAACGGCGTGGCCGGGGTGTCGAAGGGGTTGTTCTACGGCGGCGGGTTCGCGCAGTTGGAGCGGCAGGCAGTCGGCGCGTTCAGCGTTCTGGTCTACTCTGGCGTCGTCACGCTCATTTTGGCTCTTATCCTGAAGTACACCATCGGGCTGCGGCTGGGTGCGGAGGAAGAATACGCGGGCATCGACGAGGCTGAGCACGCCGAGAGCGGCTATGATTTCGCGGTCACCAGCGGTTCGGTTCTTCCCCGTCCCGGCCCGGCGCTGGGTTCGCGTAACGGCCTGGAAGAGCGAGTGAGCGAGAAAGTGGAGGCGGAGCCGAAATGA
- the glnB gene encoding nitrogen regulatory protein P-II — protein MKLITAIVKPFTLDDVKASLEDAGVLGMTVSEIQGYGRQKGHTEVYRGAEYSVDFVPKVRVEVVVDDSIVDKVVDSIVRAARTGKIGDGKVWVSPVDTIVRVRTGERGPDAL, from the coding sequence ATGAAGCTGATCACCGCGATCGTCAAGCCGTTCACCCTCGACGACGTCAAGGCCAGCCTCGAGGACGCCGGTGTCCTGGGGATGACCGTCAGCGAAATCCAGGGCTACGGACGGCAGAAGGGCCACACCGAGGTCTACCGGGGCGCCGAATACTCGGTCGATTTCGTACCCAAGGTCCGGGTCGAAGTGGTCGTCGACGATTCCATTGTCGACAAGGTCGTCGACAGCATCGTGCGGGCGGCGCGCACCGGCAAGATCGGCGACGGCAAAGTGTGGGTCAGCCCCGTGGACACCATCGTGCGGGTACGCACCGGTGAACGCGGACCGGACGCGCTGTGA
- a CDS encoding [protein-PII] uridylyltransferase, with protein MTPDQPGQCGTACPASDLVAARRQLLSDDQRAPHPAELRQAWLDLHESWLTAKAAEIGITGDSGFAIVGVGGLGRRELLPHSDLDLLLVHDAKPAEMLGEVADKLWYPLWDANIRLDHSVRTVPDALGVANSDLVAALGMLEARHIAGDKRLSDGLIEGVRRQWRSGIRSRMDELVEITHDRWLRYGRIAHRAEPDLKSGRGGLRDVQLLNALAIAQLIDRHGMAAPGLPVGSLDYAYLTLLNVRTELHRVSGRGHDLLLAQHADDIGAALRFGDRFDLARMLSGAGRTIAYHSETGLRTAANALPRRGISALRHRPKRRPLDEGVVEYASEIVLARDAHPERDPGLMLRVAAAAADTGLPIGAATLSRLATCTPELPTPWPREVLDDLLVVLLAGPTAVGTIEALDRTGLWGRLLPEWGSIRDLPPRDVAHKWTVDRHVIETAIHAAPLSTRVARPDLLALGALLHDIGKGRGADHSVLGSEMVMQIGERLGLPPADIDVLSKLVRHHLLLPVVATRSDLNDPKTIEGVSEALGGDPQLLEVLHALTEADSKATGPGVWSEWKASLVDKLVSRCRMVMAGEALPQAKPLASQYLSLAADHGVHVEIGPGDSARMYQVVMVAPDQPGLVPKAAAVLALNSLGVHSAAVNSHDGVAITEFVVSPLFGSPPAAELLRQQFVGALGGDVDVLAMVEKRDSEASSFASERAGEVVAGVPVTRSAAPPRILWLQSATPGQLLLEVRAMDRPGLLALLAHALERAGADIVWAKVNTFGSTAADVFCVRVPGESDIPAAVEQQLSAVLGAPADVLVDEPVGD; from the coding sequence ATGACCCCCGACCAGCCAGGTCAGTGCGGAACCGCCTGCCCGGCAAGCGATTTGGTTGCCGCACGGCGCCAATTGCTGTCCGACGACCAGCGGGCACCGCATCCTGCGGAGCTGCGACAGGCCTGGCTGGACCTGCACGAGTCCTGGCTGACCGCCAAGGCCGCAGAAATCGGCATCACCGGCGACAGCGGCTTCGCGATCGTCGGGGTCGGCGGGCTCGGCCGACGCGAGCTGCTGCCGCATTCCGACCTGGACTTGTTGCTGGTGCACGACGCCAAGCCTGCCGAGATGCTGGGGGAGGTCGCCGACAAGCTGTGGTACCCGTTGTGGGACGCCAACATTCGGCTCGACCACAGCGTGCGAACCGTTCCAGACGCGCTGGGCGTGGCAAATTCCGACCTGGTGGCGGCCCTGGGCATGCTGGAAGCCCGTCACATCGCCGGCGACAAGCGACTTTCGGACGGGTTGATCGAAGGCGTGCGGCGGCAATGGCGCAGCGGAATACGTTCGCGCATGGACGAACTCGTCGAAATAACGCATGACCGTTGGTTGCGTTACGGCCGCATCGCCCACCGCGCCGAACCCGACCTCAAGTCGGGTCGTGGTGGCCTTCGCGACGTGCAGTTGCTCAACGCGCTGGCGATCGCGCAGCTCATCGACCGTCACGGCATGGCCGCCCCGGGCCTGCCGGTGGGTTCGCTGGACTACGCCTACCTCACGCTGCTCAACGTGCGCACCGAACTGCACCGGGTATCGGGCCGCGGACACGATCTGCTGCTGGCCCAGCACGCCGACGACATCGGCGCAGCCCTGCGTTTCGGCGACCGATTCGACCTGGCGCGGATGCTGTCCGGCGCCGGCCGCACCATCGCCTACCACTCCGAAACCGGGCTGCGCACCGCCGCCAACGCGTTGCCGCGCCGGGGTATCTCGGCCTTACGGCACCGGCCGAAGCGGCGACCGCTGGACGAGGGCGTCGTAGAGTATGCCAGCGAAATTGTGCTCGCCCGGGACGCCCACCCCGAACGTGATCCCGGACTGATGTTGCGCGTGGCCGCCGCCGCGGCCGACACCGGACTGCCCATCGGCGCTGCTACCTTGAGCCGACTGGCCACCTGCACTCCGGAGCTGCCGACGCCCTGGCCGCGTGAGGTATTGGACGACCTGCTGGTGGTACTGCTGGCCGGCCCCACCGCGGTGGGGACGATCGAAGCGCTCGACCGCACCGGGTTGTGGGGCCGATTGTTACCGGAATGGGGCAGCATCCGCGACCTCCCGCCCCGCGATGTCGCCCACAAATGGACCGTGGACCGGCATGTGATCGAGACCGCGATCCATGCCGCGCCGCTGTCCACCCGGGTGGCTCGACCCGATTTGCTGGCGCTTGGTGCGTTGCTGCACGACATCGGGAAGGGCAGAGGCGCCGACCACAGTGTCCTCGGCTCCGAAATGGTCATGCAGATCGGCGAGCGACTGGGTCTACCGCCGGCGGATATCGATGTGCTCTCGAAGCTGGTCCGTCATCACCTGCTGCTACCCGTCGTCGCCACCCGCAGCGATTTGAACGATCCGAAGACCATCGAGGGCGTGTCCGAGGCCCTGGGCGGGGACCCGCAATTGCTCGAGGTGCTGCACGCGCTGACGGAAGCCGACTCGAAGGCCACCGGTCCGGGCGTGTGGAGCGAGTGGAAGGCGTCGCTGGTCGACAAACTGGTGTCACGTTGCCGGATGGTGATGGCCGGCGAGGCGCTGCCTCAGGCGAAACCCCTTGCCTCGCAATATCTTTCGCTGGCCGCCGATCACGGCGTGCATGTGGAGATCGGCCCCGGCGACAGCGCGCGGATGTACCAGGTGGTGATGGTCGCCCCGGACCAGCCGGGGTTGGTCCCCAAAGCCGCTGCCGTGCTGGCGCTGAATTCGCTGGGCGTCCACTCCGCGGCGGTGAACAGTCACGACGGTGTTGCGATCACAGAATTCGTGGTGTCTCCGCTCTTCGGTTCGCCGCCGGCGGCCGAACTGCTGCGCCAGCAGTTCGTCGGTGCCCTCGGCGGCGATGTCGACGTGCTGGCGATGGTGGAGAAGCGCGACAGCGAGGCCAGCAGTTTCGCATCCGAGCGGGCCGGTGAGGTGGTGGCCGGAGTGCCGGTCACGCGTTCGGCCGCCCCACCGCGCATCCTGTGGCTCCAATCCGCGACCCCCGGCCAGCTACTCCTTGAGGTTCGTGCCATGGATAGACCGGGACTGCTTGCGCTGCTCGCGCACGCCCTGGAACGCGCGGGTGCAGATATCGTGTGGGCCAAGGTCAACACGTTCGGGTCGACCGCGGCCGACGTTTTCTGCGTGCGGGTTCCCGGGGAGTCCGACATACCCGCCGCGGTCGAGCAGCAGCTGTCGGCGGTGCTGGGTGCTCCCGCGGACGTCCTGGTCGACGAGCCCGTCGGCGACTAG
- a CDS encoding DEAD/DEAH box helicase, translating into MQQVSHADAEGSRPLRGWQRRAIVKYLAAEPRDFLAVATPGSGKTTFALRITAELLSHRAVEQVTVVVPTEHLKTQWAQSAARHGLALDPRFTNSNPQTSPEYHGVVVTYAQVAAHPALHRVRTEQRKTLVVFDEIHHGGDAKTWGDAIREAFGDATRRLGLTGTPFRSDDSPIPFVSYAPGGDGVLRSQADHTYGYAEALADGVVRPVVFLAYSGQARWRDSAGEEHEARLGEPLSAEQTARAWRTALDPAGEWMPAVITAADQRLRQLRAQVPDAGGMIIASDRTAARAYAGLLTKLTSEAPTVVLSDDPGSSSRIAEFASSTSRWLVAVRMVSEGVDVPRLSVGIYATSASTPLFFAQAVGRFVRSRRPGETASIFLPSVPSLLQLASELEAQRNHVLGQPHRESGDDPLTGDPATRTQTEPGETGFTALGADAELDQVIFDGSSFGTATPAGSDEEADYLGIPGLLDPEQMRALLHRRQDEQLQRRARLQQGTAQAGPAQPATTHGQLRELRRELNSLVAIAHHRTGRPHGWIHNELRRRCGGPPIAAATREQLKARIEALRQLTSEQS; encoded by the coding sequence ATGCAGCAGGTCAGTCACGCCGACGCCGAAGGCAGTCGGCCATTGCGGGGCTGGCAGCGCCGGGCAATCGTCAAGTACCTGGCCGCCGAGCCGCGGGATTTTCTGGCCGTGGCCACCCCCGGATCGGGCAAGACGACGTTCGCCCTGCGGATCACGGCCGAATTGCTGAGCCATCGCGCGGTCGAGCAGGTCACCGTCGTCGTGCCTACCGAGCACCTGAAAACCCAGTGGGCGCAGTCCGCCGCACGGCACGGGCTGGCCCTGGACCCCAGGTTCACCAACTCCAACCCCCAGACCTCACCGGAGTACCACGGCGTCGTCGTCACCTACGCCCAGGTCGCTGCGCATCCGGCGCTGCACCGGGTGCGCACCGAACAACGCAAGACGCTGGTCGTCTTCGACGAGATCCACCACGGCGGCGACGCCAAGACCTGGGGCGACGCCATCCGGGAGGCCTTCGGCGACGCCACGCGCCGTCTCGGCCTGACGGGCACGCCGTTTCGCAGTGACGACAGCCCGATCCCGTTCGTCAGCTACGCGCCCGGCGGGGACGGGGTGCTGCGTTCCCAAGCCGACCACACCTACGGCTATGCCGAAGCCCTTGCTGACGGCGTGGTCCGGCCGGTGGTGTTCCTCGCCTACTCCGGGCAGGCGCGCTGGCGCGACAGCGCCGGGGAAGAGCATGAGGCCCGCCTGGGCGAGCCGTTGTCGGCCGAGCAGACCGCACGGGCCTGGCGCACGGCGCTGGACCCTGCCGGCGAGTGGATGCCGGCGGTCATCACCGCCGCCGACCAGCGGTTGCGTCAGCTGCGCGCCCAGGTGCCCGACGCCGGCGGCATGATCATCGCCTCGGACCGGACGGCGGCCCGAGCCTATGCCGGGTTGCTGACCAAGCTGACTTCCGAAGCGCCCACCGTCGTCTTGTCCGACGATCCCGGATCCTCGTCCCGCATCGCGGAATTCGCTTCCAGCACCAGCCGGTGGCTGGTCGCCGTGCGGATGGTTTCCGAAGGTGTCGACGTGCCTCGCCTGTCGGTGGGGATCTATGCCACCAGTGCGTCGACGCCGTTGTTCTTCGCGCAAGCGGTTGGCCGGTTCGTGCGGTCACGTCGACCCGGTGAAACCGCAAGCATCTTCTTGCCGTCGGTGCCCAGCCTGTTGCAGCTCGCCAGCGAGCTGGAGGCCCAGCGCAACCACGTGCTGGGCCAGCCGCACCGCGAATCGGGCGACGATCCGCTCACCGGCGATCCCGCCACCAGGACACAAACCGAACCAGGTGAAACCGGCTTCACCGCACTGGGAGCCGACGCCGAATTGGATCAGGTCATCTTCGACGGATCGTCGTTCGGCACAGCCACTCCGGCGGGAAGCGACGAGGAGGCCGACTACCTCGGCATCCCGGGGCTGCTCGACCCCGAGCAGATGCGCGCCCTGCTGCACCGCCGCCAAGACGAGCAGCTGCAAAGGAGGGCCCGGCTTCAGCAAGGGACCGCGCAAGCAGGACCCGCCCAGCCGGCTACCACCCACGGCCAGCTGCGCGAGCTGCGCCGCGAGCTCAACAGCCTGGTGGCGATCGCTCATCACCGCACCGGCAGGCCACACGGCTGGATCCATAACGAACTGCGCCGCCGCTGCGGCGGCCCGCCGATTGCCGCGGCCACCCGCGAGCAGCTCAAAGCGCGCATCGAGGCCTTGCGCCAGCTCACCTCCGAGCAATCGTGA
- a CDS encoding ABC transporter transmembrane domain-containing protein, translated as MLSRPFLHDIRRLELWPLVREEVAAFWRTDVPKFTARGDSDSLVLPSGETARACFTDSAVNQSQQNLLHLGEDDLCWQVKLIRGSMDARDAKSFTWYAPPAEYDDEQMEPLDRAQLVDQAVALGRGLERAAIRQANGEPGWLVLKSLPQGDEFALRAMELDLYNGRSGVALFFAALQKVAPGLGFGESARGALAIVRRWLVKADDRGIASLGGGGLLGFPSVAYALARVGVLLDDAGLIEEAVGAARRIGPDLVNGDKAFDVLGGGAGAILCLTRKCGDPKRVSGGPPVLGGVGEVVVQMTSTVLITAPIMCVGGVVMSIHQDVGLSWLLVVSVLVLTVASYLMISRMLPLFHRLQSLIDNINRVMREQLSGIKVIRAFARERFEQRRFTKANRDVFVTALAVGRWQVLMAPVTMLMINLSSVALTWFGGLRIEAGQMQVGSLIAFLSYFLLILMSVLILMEFLELLPRASVCAGRLGELLSTAPAITSPLDLKRPAYGIEGVVRLDRVTFRYPGADRAALRNVSLTASPGTVTAIIG; from the coding sequence GTGCTGTCGCGGCCGTTCCTGCATGACATACGGCGGCTAGAGCTGTGGCCGCTGGTCCGCGAGGAGGTAGCGGCATTCTGGCGAACCGATGTACCCAAATTCACCGCGCGGGGGGACAGCGATTCGCTCGTACTGCCGTCCGGCGAAACGGCCAGGGCCTGCTTCACCGACTCCGCAGTCAACCAGTCGCAGCAGAATCTCTTACACCTCGGCGAGGACGACCTCTGCTGGCAGGTCAAGCTGATCAGGGGCTCGATGGATGCCCGCGATGCCAAGAGTTTCACCTGGTATGCCCCGCCCGCGGAGTACGACGACGAGCAGATGGAGCCGTTGGATCGGGCGCAATTGGTGGACCAGGCGGTCGCGCTGGGGCGCGGTCTTGAACGCGCGGCAATTCGCCAAGCCAATGGCGAGCCGGGGTGGCTGGTTCTCAAGAGCCTACCTCAGGGTGACGAATTCGCCTTGCGGGCAATGGAATTGGATCTTTACAACGGCCGCTCCGGGGTAGCGCTGTTCTTTGCCGCGCTCCAAAAGGTGGCCCCGGGTCTCGGATTCGGCGAGTCGGCGCGGGGCGCCTTGGCGATCGTGCGCCGCTGGCTGGTCAAGGCCGACGACCGCGGCATCGCCTCGCTCGGGGGCGGCGGGCTGCTGGGATTTCCCTCGGTGGCATACGCGCTGGCGCGCGTCGGCGTCCTGCTGGACGACGCCGGGCTGATCGAAGAAGCGGTCGGCGCGGCCCGCCGGATCGGCCCGGATCTGGTGAACGGGGACAAGGCATTCGACGTCCTCGGGGGCGGGGCCGGAGCGATCCTGTGTCTCACTCGAAAATGCGGTGACCCGAAGCGGGTGAGTGGCGGGCCCCCGGTGTTAGGCGGCGTGGGCGAGGTGGTGGTGCAGATGACGAGCACCGTGCTGATCACCGCTCCGATCATGTGTGTCGGTGGCGTGGTCATGTCGATCCACCAGGATGTCGGCTTGTCGTGGCTACTGGTTGTCAGTGTTCTGGTGCTGACAGTGGCGAGCTACCTGATGATCTCCCGAATGCTGCCGCTGTTCCACCGCCTGCAGAGCCTGATCGACAACATCAATCGCGTCATGCGAGAACAGCTTTCGGGTATCAAGGTGATCCGGGCCTTCGCCCGGGAGCGTTTCGAGCAACGGCGGTTCACCAAAGCCAACCGCGACGTGTTCGTGACCGCGCTGGCGGTCGGTCGATGGCAGGTACTGATGGCGCCGGTGACGATGCTGATGATCAACCTGTCCAGCGTGGCGCTGACGTGGTTCGGCGGCCTGCGCATCGAAGCCGGGCAGATGCAAGTCGGCTCGCTGATCGCATTCTTGTCGTACTTTCTGTTGATCCTCATGTCCGTGCTGATATTGATGGAATTTCTCGAGCTGTTGCCTCGCGCGTCGGTCTGTGCCGGGCGCCTGGGCGAACTGCTGTCGACGGCTCCGGCTATCACCAGCCCGCTGGACCTGAAGCGGCCGGCATACGGCATCGAAGGGGTGGTGCGGCTCGATCGGGTGACGTTTCGCTATCCGGGCGCTGATCGCGCGGCGCTGCGGAATGTTTCTTTGACCGCGTCGCCGGGGACCGTGACGGCGATCATCGGGTAA